The Fusobacterium pseudoperiodonticum DNA window GAGTGATGTTTATGAAAAATAAAGCTTTACATTTTTTATGTGATAGTAGACATTTTTTAAAAGATTTAAAAAAAGATTATAAAAGATTTTTAATATTTTTCTTTTTAGGTATTTTATGAATTATGCCAGAACACTCGCGACTCTAGCACTCGTTAGGGTGTTAGTCATGAGATGAATGGCATATTTTTTGTTTACAAAAAATTTGAAATAGTTAAATATATATAGTATAATAAAAATGATAATAAAAATATCGAATATTAATTTTGGAAGAGGATATGTGTATTCAATTCAATATCATATAGTGTGGTGTGTAAAATATAGAAGATATATCCAAACTCAAAAAGAAAAATGAGAAGGAGGAACTATGGCGAATTATGTATTGACATTAGCTTTAAAAACTGAACTATGGCAAGAACATATTTTAGAAAAAAGATTAAATATTGCTAGAATGATATATAATGCTTGCCTTAGTGAAATTCTTAAAAGACATAGAAAAATGATAAATTCTTCTGAATATAAAGAAGTCAGTAATTTAGATAAAAAAGAGCAATCTAAAAGATATAAAGAATTAGATAAAAAATATTCAATATCTAAATTTGAATTAAATAAATACGTAAAACCTATGACGCAAAAATTTAAAAAGAATATAGGTTCTCAAATGGGACAAGAATTAGCTGAAAGAGCTTTTGCAACTTATGAAAAATTTAAGTATGGTAAAGCTAAAAAAGTATATTTTAAAAGTTATGGAAATTTCTATTCTGTTAGAGAAAAAGGAAATATTACAGGACTTAGATTTTTTAAAGAAGATTGTTGTATATCTTGGTTAGGCTTAAAGATTCCTGTAATAATAAAAAATAATGATAAATATGCACAAAGTTGTTTTTTAGATAAGTTATTGTATTGTAGATTACTTAAGAGGGTTGTAAATGGAAAAAATAAATACTATGTTCAAATAACTTTTGAGGGAGTACCTCCTAAAAAACATAAAGTTGGTAGAGAAAATGAAATTGGAATTGATATAGGAACTTCAACAATAGCAATCGTTAGTGATAATAAAGTAGAATTAAAGATTTTAGCTGAAAATATAGAAATAAATGAAAAAGAAAAAATAAGGCTACAAAGAAAATTAGATAGACAGAGAAGAGCAAACAATCCTAATAAATATAACAAAGATGGCACAATTAATATAGAAAATAAAGAAAAATGGAAAAAGAGCAAATCATATGTAAAAACAAAGTTAAAACTTTCAAATTTACAGAGAAAAATCGCAGAGAAAAGAAAGCAATCTCATAATATTTTAGCTAATAGTATACTAGAAATTGGAACAATAGTAAAAGTTGAAAATATTAATTTTAAAGCTTTACAGAGAAGAAGCAAGAAAACTGAAATATCTGAAAAAACTGGAAAATTAAAAAAGAAAAAGAGATTTGGAAAATCATTATCAAATAGAGCACCAGCATTATTAATTGAAATAATAAATAGAAAACTAGAATATATTGGAAAAAATATAATAAAAATTGATACTTTTAAAGTAAAAGCTAGTCAACTAAATCATAGTACAAATGAATATGAAAAGAAAAGTCTATCAAAAAGATGGGTAGAAATATTAGGAAATAAAATACAAAGAGATTTGTATTCTGCATTTTTAATAAAGAATGTAAAAGAAAATTTAGAAGAAGTAAATATAGAAAAAGCACAAAAAGAATTTAAAAATTTTGTTAAATTGCATAATGAAGAAATTGAAAGAATAAAAAAAGGAAATGTAAAAACATTAAACTGTATGGGATTTTAAAATAAAAACTGGTTTTGAACTGAGCCAACAGGACGTAAATGTTCTCAACGGAGAGCTTGTCCATTAAAGTCTTAAGGAAATTAGCTAGTATTTGAATATTAGATATTCAAAAGAAACTAAATAGTACTTAAGAACCTCGCGACTCTAGCACTCGTAGGGTGTCAGTCGTGAGAGGTTCAGTACTTCTTTATCAACAAAGGTCTTCCATAATTAATATTATGGTAATTCTATTTTCCTCTTTATTACTTCCTTTATTAATGTTAATCGACTGTAATAGATGTGAGAAGTATAAATATATTATTGAAGTATTATTTATAAAAGAAGATAAAATCATTATTTTTCATATTAATAAGAAGGAGAGAATAGAGAAGCATAAAATAAAATTAAATGAAATAATGGATTTAGAATATAAAGATCCTTTCTTTTTGAGTCCTTATAGACCAGATACTTTTTTTAATAAAAATATAGAAAAATGTAGACTCTTAAAAATAAAATTAAAATCTAAAAAAGTTATTTCATTTGGTTTCTTTCTGGAAGAAGAAGTTAGAAAAATTATAAAAGCTATTAAAGAAAGCAAAATAAACTACGAAAAAGTTCAAGAAGAAATAAAAGAATTTCAAATTAAATAAAATAAATGATTTATCTAGGTTGCTGATTTTTGTTAGCAACCTATGTTTTTTATAAAAAAATATGATATAATTAAGGATATAATATTCAAGGAGACTAATATGGGAAAAATTATATTTTTTACTGGTGGAAGTAGAAGTGGAAAAAGTAAATTTGCTGAAGAATATATTTATGAACAAAAATATAAAAATAAAATTTATTTTGCTACAGCTATAGCTTTTGACGATGAAATGCAAGATAGAATTGAAAGACATATTAAAAGAAGAGGTAACACTTGGAAAACGATAGAAGGTTTTAAAAATCTTATCTCTCTTGTGAAAAATGATATAGATAGTACTGATGTAATTTTATTTGACTGTATTACAAATTTTGTTTCTAATTTTATGATAATGGATAGAGATATAGATTGGGATAAAGTGGATCTATCTGTAGTTCAAGAAATAGAAGATCAAATTGAAGAAGAAATGTCTAATTTTTTAGAATTTATTAGATCAAAAAAGACTGACTGTGTTTTTGTAACAAATGAAATTGGTTCAGGTCTTGTACCTGATTATCCTTTAGGTAGACACTTTAGAGATATCTGTGGAAGAATCAATCAGCTTGTTGCAAAGAATTCTGACGAAGCTTATTTAGCTGTTTCAGGAATAAAAGTAAAAATTAAATAATGGGAGGAAATATGAAAGGTTTTTTATTACTTTTATCGTTTATGACAAGAATACCAATGCCAAAAATAGATTATGATGAGGAAAAGCTTGGAAAGTCAATGAAACTTTTTCCACTTGTAGGAGTAGTAATAGGTTTTATTCTATTATTCTTTTCTATAGTGTTTTCTTATGTTTTGAGCAATTTATCTTTTTCGGCTTTTTTACCAATAATCATATTGGTAGTAATTTTAACAGATTTAATCTCAACAGGAGCTTTACATCTTGATGGTTTAGCAGATACTTTTGATGGAATTTTTAGTTATAGAAGTAAACATAAAATGCTTGAAATAATGAAAGATTCAAGATTAGGTAGTAACGGTGCTTTAGCATTAATCCTATATTTCTTAATAAAGTTTGTATTACTATATTCTTTATTGATGGAAGATCAAGGAGAAACAGTTTTTGCTGTATTAACTTATCCAGTTGTAGCTAGACTTTGTAGTGTTATCAGTTGTGCTTCAGCTCCTTATGCTAGAGGAAGTGGAATGGGTAAAACTTTTGTTGATAATACAAAAGCTAGTGGAGTTATTATTGCATCATTGATAACTGTAGTATATAGCAGTGCTATGTTATTCTATATGATAAATAGTAGTTTATCACTTGAATTACCTTTAGATTTTGTTATGATGAGATTAGGAATTAATTTACTTATAATTGCAATACTAGGACTATTTGCTTTTTCTTTCTCTAAATTGATAGAAAGAAAAATAGGTGGGATAACAGGAGATACTTTAGGGGCTTTACTTGAAATATCAAGCCTTGTATATCTATTCTTAATTATAGTTGTACCTACTTTCTTCTTATAAGGAAATAGTATGGGGAAATTAATTTTAATAAGACATGGGCAGACAGAAATGAATGCTCAAAATCTATATTTTGGAAAGTTAAATCCACCTTTAAATGACTTGGGAATAGAACAAGCCTATATGGCAAAGGAAAAGCTTTCAAATATAGCTTATGATTGTATCTATTCTAGTCCTTTAGAAAGAACAAGAGAAACAGCAGAAATTTGTAATTATTTGGATAAAGAGATAATCTATGATAGTAGGTTAGAAGAAATAAATTTTGGAATTTTTGAAGGTTTAACATTTAAAGAAATTTCTGAACAATATCCAAATGAAGTAAAAGAAATGGAAAAGAATTGGAAAAGTTTTAATTATATAACAGGAGAAAGTCTCGAAGAACTATATCAAAGGGCTGTTTCGTTTTTAGAAACTTTAGATTATACAAAAGACAACCTTATTATTTCTCATTGGGGGATAATAAACTGTATAATCAGTTATTTTGTTTCAGGGACTTTAGATACCTATTGGAAATTTAAAGTAGATAATTGTTCTATTGTAATCTTTGAAGGAGATTTTGATTTCAGTTATCTTACTAAATTATATTAGAGAGTTGGTAAAAAATGAAAGATATAAATTTTTTATTTGATTTAATCAATAAAATAGAACCTGTAGATAGTTCAGCAATTAAAGAAGCTCAAACTGAGCTCGATAGAAAAATGAAACCTAAGGATTGCTTAGGAGTTTTAGAAGAAATTTGTAAAAAAGCTGCTTCTATCTATGGTTATCCTATAAAGAAATTAGATAGAAAGTGTCATATACTTGTTTCAGCAGACAATGGAGTTATAGAAGAAGGAGTATCGTCTTGTCCTATTGAATATACTCCAATAGTTTCTGAGGCTATGTTAAATAATATAGCTTGTATTGGTATATTTACAAAAACTTTGGGTGTGGACTTAAATGTTGTTGATATCGGAATGAAGAACGACATAAAAAGAGAATACCCTAATTTAATTCATAGAAAAGTTAAAAGAGGAACAAATAATTTTTACAAAGAAAAAGCTATGTCTATGGAAGAATGTCTACAAGCTATTTTTACAGGTATAGATTTAATAAATGAAAGAGCTAATGACTATGATATATTCTCAAATGGAGAAATGGGTATAGCTAATACTACTACAAGTTCAGCACTTCTATACTCTGTAACAAGAGAAAACATAGATATAGTTGTGGGAAGGGGCGGAGGCCTATCTGATGAAGGCTTAAGCAAAAAGAAAAAAATAATAGTGGAAGCTTGTGAAAGATATGGAACTTTTGATATGAATCCTATTGAAATGATGGCAGCAGTTGGAGGTTTTGACTTAGCTTGTATGCTTGGAATGTATATAGGGGCAGCTCTTAACAAAAAGCTTATGCTTGTTGATGGCTTTATATCATCGGTTGCAGCACTATTAGCTTGTAAGTTAAATAAAAATATTCAAGATTACTTATTATTTACTCATAAGAGTGAAGAACCAGGAGTAAATATTATCTTAGACTATTTAAAAGAAAAAACTTTTTTAAATATGAATATGAGACTAGGTGAAGGGACAGGAGCTGTTCTTGCCTATCCTATAATTGCTTGTGCAATAGAAATGATTAATACTATGAAGAGTCCAGAAGAAGTATATAAATTATTTTTTTAATAGGAGCTAATTATTATGGCAGAAGAAGAAAAAACTAAGAATAATGCAAAAGGACACAGAGAAAGAGTTAGAAAGAAATTTCTTGAAAATGGATTTAATGGTTTAGAAGATTATGAGGTTTTAGAGTTATTACTTTTCTATGTTATTCCAAGAAAAGATACTAAAGCTATAGCTAAGGAACTGATAAAAAAATTTAAAACTTTAGCCAATGTACTTAAAGCAGATACTCTAGAGTTAAAAACTATCAATGGTTTAGGAGATGTGGCTATAACATTTCTAAAAATGATGGGAGCTTTGCCAGAAAAAATATATGAAGATAAATTAAAAAATCAAAAATTAATTAAAGATGATAAAAATAAAATAACTGATAAAGAAGTTTTATTAAGTTTTTTAAGAAATAAAATAGGATATGAAGATGTAGAAAAATTTTATGTTATCTATCTTTCAAGCTCAAATGAAGTAATAGCTTTTGAAGAAAGTTCATCAGGAACTTTAG harbors:
- the cobU gene encoding bifunctional adenosylcobinamide kinase/adenosylcobinamide-phosphate guanylyltransferase, which codes for MGKIIFFTGGSRSGKSKFAEEYIYEQKYKNKIYFATAIAFDDEMQDRIERHIKRRGNTWKTIEGFKNLISLVKNDIDSTDVILFDCITNFVSNFMIMDRDIDWDKVDLSVVQEIEDQIEEEMSNFLEFIRSKKTDCVFVTNEIGSGLVPDYPLGRHFRDICGRINQLVAKNSDEAYLAVSGIKVKIK
- a CDS encoding histidine phosphatase family protein; protein product: MGKLILIRHGQTEMNAQNLYFGKLNPPLNDLGIEQAYMAKEKLSNIAYDCIYSSPLERTRETAEICNYLDKEIIYDSRLEEINFGIFEGLTFKEISEQYPNEVKEMEKNWKSFNYITGESLEELYQRAVSFLETLDYTKDNLIISHWGIINCIISYFVSGTLDTYWKFKVDNCSIVIFEGDFDFSYLTKLY
- the cobT gene encoding nicotinate-nucleotide--dimethylbenzimidazole phosphoribosyltransferase gives rise to the protein MKDINFLFDLINKIEPVDSSAIKEAQTELDRKMKPKDCLGVLEEICKKAASIYGYPIKKLDRKCHILVSADNGVIEEGVSSCPIEYTPIVSEAMLNNIACIGIFTKTLGVDLNVVDIGMKNDIKREYPNLIHRKVKRGTNNFYKEKAMSMEECLQAIFTGIDLINERANDYDIFSNGEMGIANTTTSSALLYSVTRENIDIVVGRGGGLSDEGLSKKKKIIVEACERYGTFDMNPIEMMAAVGGFDLACMLGMYIGAALNKKLMLVDGFISSVAALLACKLNKNIQDYLLFTHKSEEPGVNIILDYLKEKTFLNMNMRLGEGTGAVLAYPIIACAIEMINTMKSPEEVYKLFF
- the cobS gene encoding adenosylcobinamide-GDP ribazoletransferase, which produces MKGFLLLLSFMTRIPMPKIDYDEEKLGKSMKLFPLVGVVIGFILLFFSIVFSYVLSNLSFSAFLPIIILVVILTDLISTGALHLDGLADTFDGIFSYRSKHKMLEIMKDSRLGSNGALALILYFLIKFVLLYSLLMEDQGETVFAVLTYPVVARLCSVISCASAPYARGSGMGKTFVDNTKASGVIIASLITVVYSSAMLFYMINSSLSLELPLDFVMMRLGINLLIIAILGLFAFSFSKLIERKIGGITGDTLGALLEISSLVYLFLIIVVPTFFL
- the radC gene encoding RadC family protein, with protein sequence MAEEEKTKNNAKGHRERVRKKFLENGFNGLEDYEVLELLLFYVIPRKDTKAIAKELIKKFKTLANVLKADTLELKTINGLGDVAITFLKMMGALPEKIYEDKLKNQKLIKDDKNKITDKEVLLSFLRNKIGYEDVEKFYVIYLSSSNEVIAFEESSSGTLDRSSIYPREIYKRVIMENAKSIIIAHNHPSGNTCPSKCDIDITNEIAKGLKNFGALLLEHIIITRDSYFSFLEEGLI
- a CDS encoding RNA-guided endonuclease TnpB family protein, with amino-acid sequence MANYVLTLALKTELWQEHILEKRLNIARMIYNACLSEILKRHRKMINSSEYKEVSNLDKKEQSKRYKELDKKYSISKFELNKYVKPMTQKFKKNIGSQMGQELAERAFATYEKFKYGKAKKVYFKSYGNFYSVREKGNITGLRFFKEDCCISWLGLKIPVIIKNNDKYAQSCFLDKLLYCRLLKRVVNGKNKYYVQITFEGVPPKKHKVGRENEIGIDIGTSTIAIVSDNKVELKILAENIEINEKEKIRLQRKLDRQRRANNPNKYNKDGTINIENKEKWKKSKSYVKTKLKLSNLQRKIAEKRKQSHNILANSILEIGTIVKVENINFKALQRRSKKTEISEKTGKLKKKKRFGKSLSNRAPALLIEIINRKLEYIGKNIIKIDTFKVKASQLNHSTNEYEKKSLSKRWVEILGNKIQRDLYSAFLIKNVKENLEEVNIEKAQKEFKNFVKLHNEEIERIKKGNVKTLNCMGF